The segment CATGGACGCGGGCAATATGCTCAAACCCATGCTTGCCCGTGGTGAACTCCGCCTGATCGGTGCCACCACCCTGGACGAGTACCGCGAAAACATCGAGAAGGACCCTGCCCTGGAACGCCGCTTCCAGCAGGTATACGTGGGGGAGCCCAGCGTCGAGGACACTATCGGTATCCTCCGCGGCCTCAAGGAACGCTACGAGGCACATCACAAAGTGGCTATCGCGGACTCCGCCCTGGTTGCTGCGGCCACGCTCTCCAACCGCTATATTTCGGGCCGCCAGCTGCCGGACAAAGCGATTGACCTCGTGGACGAATCCGCGTCCAGGCTCCGGATGGAGATCGACTCCGCTCCCGAGGAAATAGACCAGCTTCGCCGTGCCGTGGACCGGCTCACCATGGAGGAGCTGGCCCTCGATCGAGAGACCGACGCCGCTTCGGTGGAACGCCTTGCCGCCCTCCGAGCGGACAAGGCGGACAAGAAGGAAGCTCTGGCAGCGCTGAACGCCCGTTGGGAAGCTGAGAAGGCCGGACTGAACCGCGTTGGTGACCTCAAGGCGAAAATCGACGAACTTCGCTCCGCGGCCGAAAAGTACCAGCGCGAAGGCGACCTTGAAGCCGCCTCCCGCATCCTCTATGGCGAACTGCCGGCCCTGGAGCGCGAGCTGAACGCAGCGGCCGAGGAAGAATCCGCCCGGGAAGCAAGGGGGGAAGCGAAGCCTGCCCTCATGGTGGCGGAAGAGGTAACAGCGGACGATATCGCCGAGGTTATTTCGGCCTGGACGGGCATCCCCGCCGGGCGCATGCTGCAGGCGGAATCCCAGAAGCTGCTGCATATGGAAGAAGAGCTGGGTAAGCGGCTGATCGGTCAAGCCCAGGCCGTGGCCGCCGTTTCCGACGCCGTCCGCCGTGCCCGCGCGGGCATCAGCGACCCCAATCGCCCTACGGGTTCGTTCCTGTTCCTGGGCCCCACCGGCGTCGGCAAAACCGAGCTCGCCAAAGCACTTGCTGACTTCCTGTTCGACGACGAGCGCGCCATGGTGCGGATCGATATGTCCGAATACGGGGAAAAGCACTCGGTGGCCCGTTTGGTCGGTGCCCCTCCCGGATACGTGGGCTACGAGGAAGGCGGCCAGCTTACCGAAGCGGTCCGCCGCCGTCCGTACTCCGTGATCCTGCTCGACGAAGTGGAAAAGGCGCACCCCGAGGTGTTCGACATCCTCCTGCAAGTGCTCGACGACGGCCGGCTCACCGACGGCCAAGGCCGGACGGTGGACTTCAGGAACACCATCCTGGTGTTGACCTCCAACTCTGGCAGCCAGTTCCTCGTGGATCCAACTTTGGACGCGGCGGCTAAACGGGATGCGGTCATGGCCGTGGTCAACGCTTCCTTCAAGCCCGAGTTCCTTAACCGGCTCGATGAAATTGTGCTTTTCGATCCGCTCAGCGTGGAGGAGCTCGCCAAGATCGTTGAACTACAGGTGGCCGAGCTGACCAAGCGCCTGCGCGACCGCCGGCTCACTCTCGAGGTCAGCGACGGCGCCCGGGCTTGGCTCGCGATGTCCGGCTATGACCCTGCCTACGGGGCACGTCCGTTGCGCAGGCTGGTCCAGCGCGAGATCGGTGACCGCTTGGCCAAGGAGATCCTTGCCGGGCATATAGCGGACGGTGACACGGTTTTCGTGGATACCGCCGCCGACGTCGATGAACTCACCATTGCGGGGCTTGAAGCGTTGTCAGTTCCTGGCGGCGGAGCCCCGGCGGGCAGCGGGCTCAAGGTGCGGCGGAAGAACTAGCTGGGGCTGGCGGGGCTACTTCTGGAGGATGGATTCCTTGAGCGTGTTTCCAGAGTTCACAACGATGAAGCAGTCCACGCGGCGATCACCGTTGTCCCAGCTGGAGGCGCTCGGGTAGACATTCTGCTGTAGGAGTGTGTACTTCGTGGAGGCCTCGTTGAACATCACGTTACGGCAGATTTCGCGCCCCTTGTCACGGAGGGCAGTAGCGCCGGGGAAGGTGTCGTCCGCTTTGTACCGGAAAATTGCGCCCAGCTGGGCGGAATGGTCGGTGGTGCAGTCCACAACCCTGGACTTGGTGGCGTTGGAGTCGAAATCCGCGAAGCAATCGCCCAGCTGGTAGTCCTTCGCCTCCACGTCCGCCGGAAGGGGGCCGCGGCTGGTGGACGTGACGGGTTCGGGAGTGGCGGTGGCCACAGGCCGGTTGGCGAGCGCGCCCACGAGGATCCAGATCACCACGCCGATGAGGATCAACACGGCCAGTACAATGCCGCCAATGATGAGTCGCTGCCGTGTCATGACGTCAAGGGCGGTTCGCAGCGGGGAGCCTTTTTCGGCGGGAACAGTGCTCCCCGGCTCGAGGCCGTCAGGTGCGCCATTCTCCGGGTCGATGCCCGACGCCGCCGGATCCTCGGCCCCTGAAGCAAGGTCTACCGGCGACTCATCGTCGCCTGTACCGTTGTTGCCCGGGAAGGTGTTGTCCTGGCCCATGTCCGAATTTGCGCCTCTCATGCGTGTGGCCCGATATTAGGGCGACTCTACCCAAGTTTTCCATGCCGGCGAATGATGATATGGCCAGCTGGGACTGTGACGCGGCTTTTACGAACGTCGTGGCAAGCAGTCGCTCCAGAAAGCATGTAATCTAGACATACGACAAATTGACCAAACATTCCGGGGCCTCACCGATAGCCAAGGTGACCACCTCCGGTCCAAGTACAAAAGGGGGTCACGCCATGGGGCGCGGCCGTCAAAAGGCAAAAGCTACCAAGCAGGCTCGGGACATCAAGTACTACTCCCCGAACACTGACTATTCAGCCCTTCAGCGCGAGCTCACAGGGCCATCAAGTCGTGCGACGAGCCGATTCGCGGACGATCCGCCGGAGCCGGACTACTCGGCTTACGAGGACAAGTACGCGCAGGACTTGGAAGACGATGACGACGAGGTAGACACCCGCCGTATCGGATAGCTGTCGCAACGATCAGGTGCCTTTCGGCATCGAGTTGCGTACCGCCGTCGTACACGAGGTCATGTGGCGTCCCCGGATGCCACTCATAACGATTTGGCCCGTAGGGCTCGCCATGATTGGCGTGCCCTACGGGCCTTTTTCGTTCCCCTTTTTGCCGGACCAAGGTGTTTTCCGGGGTTATAGGAAAAACGTGTGTAAATCGCGGGACCTGCACCTTCGGCGAAGAGAATGATCCAGCAGTATCCGACGAGGTCCATGGATCCTGCGGTTCTGTAGTCGTTGATAGTGCGCTCTCGAAAGCTGTTGACAGTATGCGTTAGTGACGACTAACGTATTAATTATGCTCGACCCACTGGAAGTTGCCGCGGAGCCGAATAGGCGGCGTCTGTTGCACCTGCTTGTGGTGGGCGAGCGCACTGTGACGGAGCTGGCAGCCGAATTCACCGTGAGCAGATCCGCCATCTCGCAGCACTTGTTGCTGCTGGAGGAGGTAGGCCTCGTTGCCGCCCGCAAAGAAGGTCGCAACCGCTTCTACCGCTTGGACAACGTCGGCATGAGAGAACTCCGGATGCTTTTTGAGCAGTTCTGGACCGCGGAGCTGGACATGCTCCTCGCTGACGCACAAAACTTCACCACCGACCGCCCTCAAACAACAGAGGAATCATCATGATTTACGACAAGACCGTTCTTCTTCCCCTCAACGTCGACCAGGCGTTCGAACTCATCACGCAGCCTGCACGCCTCCGCCGCTGGCAGACCGTTGCCGCACGCGTCGACCTGAAGGTCGGCGGCGAGTACCGCTGGACCGTCACTCCTGGCCACCACGCAGCCGGAACCTTCACCGAAATCGAACCGGGCAAGCGCGTGGTCTTCACCTGGGCCTGGGAGCAGCCGGAGGCCCCGGCGGACAACGTCTCCACCGTAGCCATCACCCTTGAGCCAGCCGACGGCGGGACCACGGTGCGCTTCGTGCACGAAGGCCTTCCGACGCCGGAAGCCCTCGCAGCCCACTCCGAGGGCTGGAACCACTACCTCGACCGTCTCCTCGCCGAGGCCTCCACGGGCGACGCAGGTGCCGACGAATGGGCCGCTGCCCCTGCCGATCTCAACGAGCTCACCTCTGCGGACGCCACGCTTGCCATCGTGCAGCGGGTGCTGGCGCACGTCACCGCAGCCGACGCGCAGACCCAGACTCCGTGCGCCGATTTCAACGTGTCGCAGTTGCTTGACCACCTTGCGGGATCGATTGGCGGCATCGCAAGGGCCCTGGGTGCCGAGGTAGCCGACGACGCCGGAAAGTCGCCTGAGGTGCGCATCGCCGACCTCGCCCAGCCCACGCTGGAGGCTTTCTACCGCCGCGGCCTCGAAGGCACCATCGACATGGGCTTCGCCGAATTGCCGGCCACGATGGTGGCCTCCATCCTCAACCTCGAGTTCCTCGTCCACGCTTGGGACTTCGCCAAGGCCCTGGGCCTCGAAGTGTCGGTGGCGGATGAGCTCACCGATTACGTCGAGGTCCTCGCGCAGAACACGATCAGCGAGCAGGTCCGCTCAAGCGGCAGCTTCGCCCCGGCCCAGGAAGTCGCCGAGACGGCATCCAGCCTGGAGCGCCTGGTCGCTTTCACGGGCCGGACTGTTCACGCATAAGGGTTCCGGCGCCGCTCTAAAGGGGATCCATCCGCGCTGGCTGTTGTCAGTGTCGGACCCTCGTACTACTTTGAACGTGGTATCCGCTGGCGTAAGCCCGCTACTCAACGAAGGGATAGCAATGCCGCAGGTTGATAGCTACAAGCAGGGAACTCCGTGTTGGGTGGACCTGTCGTCGTCGGACATTGAGGCTTCCAAGGCCTTCTATGGTGATCTGTTCGGCTGGGAACTGGATGCGATGGATGCTGGCAACGGTATGACCTACTACATGGCCAAGCTGCAGGACCGCTATGTAGCGGGCATGATGCAGCAAATGCCGGACATGGCTGCGGCAGGAGCACCGTCCTACTGGGCCAACTACCTCGCCGTCGATTCCGTCGACGAGGCAGCTGAACGCGCGACGGCGGCGGGTGGCAACATCCTGTTCCCGCCGGACAGCGTCCCCAACGGGAGCGGCCGCATGTTCTTTGCCGCTGATCCCACGGGTGCCCAGATTGGTTTCTGGGAGGCCGGAAGCCACCACGGTGCCGGGTTGGTCAATGAACCGGGCACGGTGCTCTGGAACGAGCTGCAGACAAACGAGGTCCCCAAGGCCGTGGCTTTCTATGAATCCGTGACGGGATGCTCCAGCGAAACCGCAGCAGCCGGCGATCTGCAGGAATACACCCAATTGTTGGTGGACGGGAAGTCCGTGGCCGGCGCCATGAAGCAGCCCATGGAGGGCATGCCGCCGTTCTGGATGACATACTTCAATGTTGCGAACGTGGACGAATCCGTGGCGAAGGCCGTGGAACTCGGGGCCCAGGTCTTCGCGCCTGCCTTCGATGTCCCCGGGGTCGGCCGCATGGCAGTTCTCGGCGACCCCGCCGGGGCAGCCTTCAGCGTGATGGCCGGCGAAAGCTCTTAAATAAATCGAGTGCCCACCCAACTGCCGGATCGGCAATTGGGTGGGCACTCGTTTGCGTTAAGGACCCTTAGGCGTAGGCGTTCACGAGGCGCACGGCGCCGCCGTCGACGCCCTTGGCGCCTTGAACGTAGTCCGGGCCGCTCTTGTCAACGGACGCGGAGTCCGCGGCAACAGTACCCATCACCCATGACGGCAGTCCGCGCTCGTTGAGGCGGGCTACGGCGGCGTCAGCGATCTCCGGCGACACGATGGCCACCATGCCAACACCCAGATTGAGCGTGCGCTCAAGATCAGCCAGGGGCACATTCCCGAGTTCGGAGACGAGCTTGAAGATGGCGGGCAGTTCCCACGTGGCGCGGTCAACCGTGGCCACGAGACCCTGCGGCAGCACACGGGCCAGGTTGGCTGCGAGTCCGCCACCGGTAACGTGGCTGAAGCCGTGCACGGCGCCGGCTGCGGTACCAATGCCGCTGACCGGGAACGCGCGGGCGAGGTCCAAACAGTCTGCGGCATAGACTCGGGTCGGTTCCAAAAGCTCTTCGCCCAAAGTGCGGCCGAGCTCGGAAACCTGACGGTCCAGGGCCCACCCGGCGTGGTTGATCACCCGGCGGACCAAAGAGTAACCGTTCGAGTGCAGGCCTGAAGACGCCATGCCGATCACGACGTCGCCAGCGCGGACGCGGTCCGGTCCAAGCAGGGCGTCGGCTTCGACAACACCTGTAGCTGCACCGGCGACGTCGTACTCGTTCTCACCCAGCAGGCCCGGGTGCTCAGCGGTTTCGCCACCCACCAGGGCAGTGCCGGCAACAGAACAGGCAGCGGCAATGCCGCGGACGATGTCCGCGATGCGCTCGGGGACAACCTTGCCGCATGCGATGTAGTCGGTCATGAAGAGCGGCTCGGCACCCACTACTACGATGTCATCCACCACCATGCCGACGAGGTCGAAGCCGATGGTGTCGTGGATGTCCATGGCCTGGGCGATGGCAACTTTGGTGCCGACACCGTCCGTGGACGTGGCCAGGAGCGGCCTTTTGTACGTGAGCAGCTTGGAGACGTCATACAGGCCGGCGAAACCGCCGACGCCGCCGAGCACCGAGCTGTTGTGGGTCGCCTTGACGGCGTCCTTCATGAGTTCGACGGCGCGGTCGCCCGCTTCGACGTCGACGCCGGCGGACGCATAGGTGATGCCGGTTGCGTTCTCAGCGGCGGAGGATGCGGAGGTCATACAGACTCTTTCTTATCGGCGTCGGTCAGCAGGTTCTCAAACTCGGCGTCGGGTCCGGGGTCGCAACCCGTCGCGCCGGGCTTGTTGGCCGGGTCGTCCGAGTCTGCGTCTACGGTTTCCGTGGAAGTGCCCGACGCCGGCAGCCCGCCGAGGTCGGTGCGCTCAAGCAGGTTCTTGCCGAGTTTGTCCGAACCCGGAAGTGCGATGGGGTACCGGCCCGTGAAGCAGGCGGTACAGAGGCGTTCGCGAGGCTGCTGGGTGGCGCCGATCATGCCGTCTTCGGAAATGTACGCCAGCGAATCTGCGCCAATGGCGTGGGAGATCTCCTCGATGGTGGCGCCGTTGGCGATCAGTTCAGCGCGGGAGGCGAAGTCGATGCCGTAGAAGCAGGGCCACTGCACGGGCGGGGAGGAAATCTTGATATGGACGGCTGCGGCGCCGGCTTCGCGGAGCATCCGCACGATGGCGCGCTGGGTGTTGCCGCGCACGATCGAGTCATCCACAACCACCACGCGCTTGCCGCGGATCACGGATTCGAGGGCGTTGAGCTTGAGCCGGATGCCGAGCTGGCGCAGGGTCTGCGAAGGCTGGATGAACGTGCGGCCCACATAAGAGTTCTTGACGAAGCCGTGGGCGAACGGGATACCGGACTCTTCGGCGTAGCCGACCGCGGCGGGGGTGCCGGATTCCGGGACCGGGATGACGATGTCGGCTACCTGGGTGTTTTCGCGGGCCAGCTGGCGGCCCATCTCCACGCGGGACTCGTACACGGAACGTCCGGCAATCGAAGCGTCGGGACGCGCAAGGTAGACGTACTCGAAAACGCAACCGGCCGGCGTCGCATCCGCGAAGCGCTGGGAACGGACGCCGTTCTCGTCAATCGCAATGAACTCGCCGGGCTCGATCTCGCGGATGAAGCTCGCACCCACGGTTGCCAGCGCGGACTGCTCCGAGGCGACAACCCAGCCGCGCTCGAGGCGGCCAAGGCACAGGGGGCGGATGCCGTAGGTGTCGCGGGCGGCGTAGAGGGTGCCTTCGTCCATGAACACGAAGCAGAATCCGCCGCGGATCTTGGGAAGCAGTTCAAGCGCGGTCTGTTCGAGGGTCTTGCCCTCTTCGCCTTCGAGCAGGGCGGTGACCAGGGCGGTGTCCGAGGTGTTGCCTTGCTTCATTTCTCCGGTCAGCTGGCCATCGTTGCGCTCGAGGATCATTTCCCGGAGTTCGGCGGTGTTGGTCAGATTGCCGTTGTGGGCGAGTGCCACGGTTCCGGTAGCAGTTGCACCGAGGGTCGGTTGAGCGTTGGCCCAATGGCTGGCACCGGTGGTGGAGTAGCGGCAGTGTCCGACGGCAAGGTGTCCCGTGAGGGTGTTCAGCGTTGTCTCGTCGAAGACCTGGGACACGAGGCCCATGTCTTTGTAGACATTGATGCGCTTGCCGTCACTGGTAGCAATACCAGCCGATTCTTGTCCGCGGTGCTGCAGCGCGTA is part of the Arthrobacter methylotrophus genome and harbors:
- the clpB gene encoding ATP-dependent chaperone ClpB, whose product is MDVKFTTKSQEALSAAAMNASTAGNPQLEPAHLLKALMDQREGVAVALLRATGTDPDAVSVQASSAIKALPSSSGSSVQQAQLSRPSMQAIQAAQNEAEKLGDSFVSTEHLLLGLSAGSDAVGKLLRDAGASHEALLAALPGVRGDRKVTSQDPENTFQALEKYGTDLTAVARSGKLDPVIGRDSEIRRVIQVLSRRTKNNPVLIGEPGVGKTAVVEGLAQRMVAGDVPESLRGKTLIALDLASMVAGAKYRGEFEERLKAVLEEIKNSNGQIVTFIDEIHTVVGAGATGESAMDAGNMLKPMLARGELRLIGATTLDEYRENIEKDPALERRFQQVYVGEPSVEDTIGILRGLKERYEAHHKVAIADSALVAAATLSNRYISGRQLPDKAIDLVDESASRLRMEIDSAPEEIDQLRRAVDRLTMEELALDRETDAASVERLAALRADKADKKEALAALNARWEAEKAGLNRVGDLKAKIDELRSAAEKYQREGDLEAASRILYGELPALERELNAAAEEESAREARGEAKPALMVAEEVTADDIAEVISAWTGIPAGRMLQAESQKLLHMEEELGKRLIGQAQAVAAVSDAVRRARAGISDPNRPTGSFLFLGPTGVGKTELAKALADFLFDDERAMVRIDMSEYGEKHSVARLVGAPPGYVGYEEGGQLTEAVRRRPYSVILLDEVEKAHPEVFDILLQVLDDGRLTDGQGRTVDFRNTILVLTSNSGSQFLVDPTLDAAAKRDAVMAVVNASFKPEFLNRLDEIVLFDPLSVEELAKIVELQVAELTKRLRDRRLTLEVSDGARAWLAMSGYDPAYGARPLRRLVQREIGDRLAKEILAGHIADGDTVFVDTAADVDELTIAGLEALSVPGGGAPAGSGLKVRRKN
- a CDS encoding septum formation family protein; this encodes MRGANSDMGQDNTFPGNNGTGDDESPVDLASGAEDPAASGIDPENGAPDGLEPGSTVPAEKGSPLRTALDVMTRQRLIIGGIVLAVLILIGVVIWILVGALANRPVATATPEPVTSTSRGPLPADVEAKDYQLGDCFADFDSNATKSRVVDCTTDHSAQLGAIFRYKADDTFPGATALRDKGREICRNVMFNEASTKYTLLQQNVYPSASSWDNGDRRVDCFIVVNSGNTLKESILQK
- a CDS encoding DUF3073 domain-containing protein; translated protein: MGRGRQKAKATKQARDIKYYSPNTDYSALQRELTGPSSRATSRFADDPPEPDYSAYEDKYAQDLEDDDDEVDTRRIG
- a CDS encoding metalloregulator ArsR/SmtB family transcription factor; translated protein: MTTNVLIMLDPLEVAAEPNRRRLLHLLVVGERTVTELAAEFTVSRSAISQHLLLLEEVGLVAARKEGRNRFYRLDNVGMRELRMLFEQFWTAELDMLLADAQNFTTDRPQTTEESS
- a CDS encoding TIGR03086 family metal-binding protein, with translation MIYDKTVLLPLNVDQAFELITQPARLRRWQTVAARVDLKVGGEYRWTVTPGHHAAGTFTEIEPGKRVVFTWAWEQPEAPADNVSTVAITLEPADGGTTVRFVHEGLPTPEALAAHSEGWNHYLDRLLAEASTGDAGADEWAAAPADLNELTSADATLAIVQRVLAHVTAADAQTQTPCADFNVSQLLDHLAGSIGGIARALGAEVADDAGKSPEVRIADLAQPTLEAFYRRGLEGTIDMGFAELPATMVASILNLEFLVHAWDFAKALGLEVSVADELTDYVEVLAQNTISEQVRSSGSFAPAQEVAETASSLERLVAFTGRTVHA
- a CDS encoding VOC family protein; translation: MPQVDSYKQGTPCWVDLSSSDIEASKAFYGDLFGWELDAMDAGNGMTYYMAKLQDRYVAGMMQQMPDMAAAGAPSYWANYLAVDSVDEAAERATAAGGNILFPPDSVPNGSGRMFFAADPTGAQIGFWEAGSHHGAGLVNEPGTVLWNELQTNEVPKAVAFYESVTGCSSETAAAGDLQEYTQLLVDGKSVAGAMKQPMEGMPPFWMTYFNVANVDESVAKAVELGAQVFAPAFDVPGVGRMAVLGDPAGAAFSVMAGESS
- the purM gene encoding phosphoribosylformylglycinamidine cyclo-ligase, which translates into the protein MTSASSAAENATGITYASAGVDVEAGDRAVELMKDAVKATHNSSVLGGVGGFAGLYDVSKLLTYKRPLLATSTDGVGTKVAIAQAMDIHDTIGFDLVGMVVDDIVVVGAEPLFMTDYIACGKVVPERIADIVRGIAAACSVAGTALVGGETAEHPGLLGENEYDVAGAATGVVEADALLGPDRVRAGDVVIGMASSGLHSNGYSLVRRVINHAGWALDRQVSELGRTLGEELLEPTRVYAADCLDLARAFPVSGIGTAAGAVHGFSHVTGGGLAANLARVLPQGLVATVDRATWELPAIFKLVSELGNVPLADLERTLNLGVGMVAIVSPEIADAAVARLNERGLPSWVMGTVAADSASVDKSGPDYVQGAKGVDGGAVRLVNAYA
- the purF gene encoding amidophosphoribosyltransferase — its product is MARGDGKLSHDLLPDEKGPQDACGVFGVWAPGEEVAKLTYYGLYALQHRGQESAGIATSDGKRINVYKDMGLVSQVFDETTLNTLTGHLAVGHCRYSTTGASHWANAQPTLGATATGTVALAHNGNLTNTAELREMILERNDGQLTGEMKQGNTSDTALVTALLEGEEGKTLEQTALELLPKIRGGFCFVFMDEGTLYAARDTYGIRPLCLGRLERGWVVASEQSALATVGASFIREIEPGEFIAIDENGVRSQRFADATPAGCVFEYVYLARPDASIAGRSVYESRVEMGRQLARENTQVADIVIPVPESGTPAAVGYAEESGIPFAHGFVKNSYVGRTFIQPSQTLRQLGIRLKLNALESVIRGKRVVVVDDSIVRGNTQRAIVRMLREAGAAAVHIKISSPPVQWPCFYGIDFASRAELIANGATIEEISHAIGADSLAYISEDGMIGATQQPRERLCTACFTGRYPIALPGSDKLGKNLLERTDLGGLPASGTSTETVDADSDDPANKPGATGCDPGPDAEFENLLTDADKKESV